One genomic window of Camelina sativa cultivar DH55 chromosome 5, Cs, whole genome shotgun sequence includes the following:
- the LOC104786904 gene encoding superoxide dismutase [Cu-Zn] 2, chloroplastic: MAANTILAFSSPSRLLIPHSSNPSSSLRSSFRGASLNNNLNRRPQSVSFSARAPSKALTVVSAAKKAVAVLKGTSDVEGVVTLTQDDSGPTTVNVRITGLTPGPHGFHLHEFGDTTNGCISTGPHFNPNKMTHGAPEDECRHAGDLGNIIANADGVAETTIVDNQIPLTGPNCVVGRAFVVHELKDDLGKGGHELSLTTGNAGGRLACGVIGLTPL, from the exons ATGGCTGCCAACACCATCCTCGCATTCTCATCTCCTTCTCGTCTTCTCATTCCTCACTCATCCAACCCTTCTTCAAGTCTTCGTTCCTCTTTCCGCGGTGCCTCTCTTAACAACAACCTTAACCGTCGTCCCCAATCCGTTTCCTTCTCCGCCAGAGCTCCTTCGAAAGCGTTGACAGTTGTTTCCGCCGCGAAGAAGGCTGTTGCAGTGCTTAAGGGTACCTCCGATGTCGAAGGAGTTGTTACTCTTACCCAAGATGACTCAG GTCCTACAACTGTGAATGTTCGTATCACTGGTCTCACTCCAGGGCCTCATGGATTTCACCTC CATGAGTTTGGTGATACAACAAATGGTTGCATCTCAACAG GACCACATTTCAACCCTAATAAAATGACACACGGAGCTCCTGAAGACGAGTGCCGTCATGCGGGTGACCTGGGAAACATAATTGCCAATGCCGATG GTGTGGCAGAAACAACAATCGTGGACAATCAG ATTCCTCTGACTGGTCCTAATTGTGTTGTTGGAAGAGCCTTCGTGGTTCACGAGCTTAAGGATGACCTTGGAAAGG GTGGACATGAGCTTAGTCTGACCACAGGAAACGCAGGCGGTAGATTGGCATGCG GTGTGATTGGCTTGACGCCGCTCTAA
- the LOC104786903 gene encoding zinc finger protein ZAT5, translated as MMMGQDEVGSDQTQIIKGKRTKRQRSSSTFVVTTATTVTSTSSSAGGSGGRAVSDEYNSAVSSPVTTTDCTQEEEDMAICLIMLARGTVLPSPDLKNSRKIHQKISSEDSSFYVYECKTCNRTFSSFQALGGHRASHKKPRTSTDEKTRSPLMQPKSSASEEGQNSPFKVSGSALASQASNIIINKANKVHECSICGSEFTSGQALGGHMRRHRTAITTVSPVAATAEVSRNSTEEETEINMSRSMEQQRKYLPLDLNLPAPEDDLRESKFQGIVFSATPALIDCHY; from the coding sequence ATGATGATGGGTCAAGATGAAGTTGGGAGTGATCAGACGCAAATCATAAAGGGGAAGCGTACGAAGAGACAGAGATCGTCTTCGACGTTTGTGGTGACGACGGCGACAACCGTCACCTCCACAAGTTCATCGGCCGGTGGGAGCGGAGGAAGAGCGGTTTCTGACGAGTACAACTCGGCGGTTTCGTCTCCGGTGACTACTACTGATTGTAcgcaagaagaggaagacatGGCGATTTGTCTCATCATGTTGGCTCGTGGGACAGTTCTTCCATCGCCGGATCTCAAGAACTCGAGAAAAATTCATCAGAAGATTTCGTCGGAGGATTCGAGTTTCTACGTGTACGAGTGTAAAACATGTAACCGGACTTTCTCATCGTTCCAAGCACTTGGTGGACACAGAGCGAGCCACAAGAAGCCTAGGACTTCGACTGATGAAAAGACTAGATCACCCCTGATGCAGCCCAAGTCTAGTGCCTCAGAAGAAGGTCAAAACAGTCCTTTCAAAGTTTCCGGCTCAGCCCTAGCTTCACAGGCaagtaacatcatcatcaacaaggcAAACAAAGTACACGAGTGTTCGATCTGCGGTTCCGAATTCACTTCCGGGCAAGCGCTCGGTGGTCACATGAGGCGGCACAGGACAGCCATAACCACGGTTAGCCCCGTTGCCGCTACCGCTGAAGTTAGCAGAAACAGTACAGAGGAGGAGACTGAGATCAATATGAGCCGTTCGATGGAGCAACAGAGGAAATATCTACCGTTGGATCTTAATTTACCAGCACCAGAAGATGATCTAAGAGAGTCAAAGTTTCAAGGGATAGTGTTCTCAGCCACACCAGCGTTAATAGATTGTCATTACTAG
- the LOC104789260 gene encoding uncharacterized protein LOC104789260, which yields MEVLTNMLNSRFVAGHIGYHPLGRNLTISHLAFADDLMIFYDGGISSIQEIASLLDTFKDLSGLYMNRDKSTLFVAGAPTDGLDQLGYPLGSLLVRYLGLPLLHRKLKKEEYALLLDKVKARFTDWSSKALSFAAFALPKGCLRAIEMMCNTFLWSGNITKRPAAKVSWKDICLPKKEGGLGLRNFAIWNKVLTMKLIWMLITNSGSLWVAWMKEHMLKNSDYWLAETNQGSSWIWRFLHTLKSMVKPLLTSSIGDGQTASFWYDNWCVMGPLINFLGLDGPRLMGIPREAKVAQGVGPHGWRLPSCRSRNPLLLTVRNTLSLLDPPSVSKGPDVFSWGQEGARKSFSVLNSPGKH from the exons ATGGAGGTTCTCACTAATATGCTCAACTCAAGGTTCGTGGCGGGACATATCGGATATCATCCTCTCGGAAGGAATCTTACTATCTCCCATCTTGCCTTTGCTGATGATCTCATGATTTTCTATGATGGAGGGATCAGTTCGATCCAGGAGATTGCTTCCTTGCTTGACACCTTCAAAGACCTGTCAGGTTTGTACATGAATAGAGACAAATCCACATTGTTTGTGGCAGGAGCTCCGACCGATGGACTTGATCAACTCGGTTACCCTCTTGGATCCCTTCTTGTGCGCTACCTTGGTCTCCCTTTACTTCATCGTAAGCTCAAGAAAGAAGAGTATGCCCTGCTTCTCGACAAGGTAAAGGCGAGGTTCACGGATTGGTCATCTAAAGCTCTGTCCTTCGCAG CCTTTGCTTTACCAAAAGGTTGTTTGAGAGCTATCGAGATGATGTGTAACACGTTTCTGTGGTCTGGAAATATCACCAAGCGCCCGGCTGCTAAAGTCTCTTGGAAAGATATTTGTCTACCAAAGAAAGAAGGTGGACTGGGTCTCCGCAACTTTGCTATCTGGAACAAAGTTTTGACTATGAAACTGATATGGATGCTAATCACAAATAGTGGCTCTCTATGGGTCGCCTGGATGAAGGAGCATATGCTCAAGAACTCAGATTACTGGTTAGCTGAGACAAATCAAGGCTCCTCCTGGATATGGCGGTTCCTTCATACTCTGAAATCGATGGTGAAACCTCTCCTGACGAGTTCCATTGGTGATGGCCAAACTGCAAGCTTCTGGTACGATAACTGGTGCGTCATGGGTCCACTAATCAATTTCCTTGGCCTTGATGGCCCACGTTTAATGGGCATCCCTCGGGAAGCAAAGGTGGCGCAAGGAGTTGGACCGCATGGATGGAGACTTCCTTCATGCAGGTCCCGCAACCCTCTTCTCCTTACTGTCCGGAATACTCTCAGTTTACTGGACCCACCTTCAGTATCAAAAGGACCAGATGTTTTCTCTTGGGGACAAGAAGGCGCAAGGAAGTCTTTTTCAGTACTAAACTCACCTGGGAAGCATTGA